The Bacteroidota bacterium genome segment CGATTAGGTTCTGTTTCTGGAGGTAATTAATCAAAGAGAAGTATTGGTGTAATATAAAAAAAGCAAAATACCGCCAAAAGCATAGCTTAAGGCGGTAATGTATCCTATAATAACTGAAATGAGGAAAGTTAATTACTATAGGTAAAAAAAATGCTCCTATCTATTTTATTAGCATCACAAAATGAGTGATAGAAGCATTCACAACAACTAACAATAATCTTTATTGATGACTTAGGATTTCAGTAATTTCAAAAGTCATTCATAAATTTTTTATGATCTATTCTATAGAGAATAGAATCTGCATATTTTAATATTTTTATGCTTAGCTCCTCCGTCGGTGTGCAGTTCCGACGGAAGACCATTATGGGTTGCTAAACAAGTGTAGAACTGTGGAAAAACAGTACTTAAAATTATTTTTATAAGATATAAATGTTTGAAGTTTATATCATTTTATTCTGGTTATTAGAAGTGGTATCGTTTAAATGCTTCGATAGCTTCGTATTCTGGCAAACCAAGTTTGTCGTAAATATCTGCTGTACCACGGTTTCTGTCTTCTGAGCGCTGCCAGAATTCTCTGTGATCATTCCCCTGGAACATAACTCCGTCTTTTTGAGACTGGTGGAAGAAAATAGCTTTTCTTTTACGTGCCAATTCTTCAGGAGAAATTGGAACAGCCATTTCAATATCATTGATGTCCCATTCGTGCCATGCACCGCGATATAACCATACGTAACAATTTTTCATATAGTCCTCTTGTTTTTTCTGTGCAAGAGCAGCAAAGATTGCATCTAAACAAACTTTATGAGTTCCGTGAGGATCGGCTAAATCACCCGCAGCGAAAATCTGATGAGGTTTAACCTCTTCAATAATATCAGCAACTAACTTGATATCCGCATCTCCCATTGGTGCTTTTTTAGCTTTACCTGTATCGTAGAACGGCATATCTAAATAGTGTACATTTTCGTCTTTGATGTTGCAATAACGTGTAGCTGAAATAGCTTCTCCTCTACGAATAAGACCTTTTATTTTTCTTATTTCTTTTGGAGCAACTTCATTATCAGACTTGTTTTTGATCATCTCGATTACGCTGTTGTAATAATCAACAGAATCTTGCTCACCTGCCATTTCTTTCATATGTAGGGCAAATTCTGCAAATCGCAATGCGTCGTGATCAGCAACAGCAATGTTTCCTGAAGTTTGATAAACAACGTGTACTTCATGACCCTGTGCAGCCAGACGCTGTAGGGTTCCTCCCATTGATATAACATCATCGTCAGGGTGCGGAGAAAATACAATAATTCTTTTTAGAGCAGGTTCAGCACGCTCAGGACGACGAGAATCATCGGCATTTGGTTTTCCACCAGGCCATCCCGTTATTGTGTCACTTAATTCATTAAACATGCGAATGTTTAATTCGTAAGCAGATCCTTCCAATACAGCTAAACTTGACATACCATTGTCGTTGTAATCTCTGTCCGTAAGTTTCAAAATTGGTTTTTGCTGTTTCTCAGCTAACCAAACTACAGCTTTCTTGATTAATTCTTCTGTCCAGGAAACCGGACCAACTAACCAAGGAGTCTTAATTCTGATTATTTCTGATGATGCAGCATCATCCATTAAAACTGTACAGTTATGGTGGTCTTGAAGGAAACTTGCAGGAACTTCTCCCGTAATTTCTCCTTCAATCATTTCTTTAGTAATTTCAGCTTTACCTTCACCCCATGAAAGCATGATGATACGATTTGCTTTCATGATAGTACCAACACCCATAGTAACGGCTTTACGAGGTACATTGTCTAATCCTGCAAAATCTTTGGCAGCATCAGAACGTGTAAGGTGGTCAAGTGTAATCTGACGTGTAGTTGATTTACGGTGCGATCCCGGTTCGTTGAACCCAATATGCCCCGTACGACCAATACCTAGTAATTGAAAATCTAAACCTCCGTAAGATTTAATTTTTAGTTCGTAATCTATACAAAACTGGTTCAATTGCTCTGGAGGAACTGTACCACTTGGTATATTTATGTTTTCAGGTAGAATGTCAACATTGCCGAATAAGTGCTCTTGCATGAAGTACCAATAGCTCTGACGGTGCTTCTTTTCTAATCCTGCATATTCGTCAAGGTTAAATGTAACAACATTTCTGAAGCTCAATCCTTCTTCTTTATGCATTCTAACTAATTCAGCATAAACTTTTATTGGAGAAGAACCTGTTGCCAAACCTAATACAGCCATTTCCCCTCTTTCTGCTTTCGATCTTATTATAGAAGCAATCTCTTCCGCTACTGCAATAGATGCAATAGATGAACTTGGGAAAATTTCCGCATGCATTTTCTCATACCTCTTTTCCTCATATCTTCCTACCGGCTGATAGCTAATGTCTACGGTCTTGTTACCTGTTGTCATAATATTTAATCTCTGATTTCTAAATTGATTACAAAGGCGAAAAAATTATCGCTTTTTAACTATTACGATGCAAATATTAGACTTATACTTTTTTCCGGAAAATAATTTCGACAGTTGACGTTGTTAGTGGGGTAGAAAGCAAGGAAATGCAAATGAAGTAGGGATTAGATATTTGAATATATATATATGTCTAAAGTGCTAATGTATTGATTTGTAACATGTAAGACAAGTGTTGGATTAATGATTTTTTTATTTTTATTAATTTAATATCCTCAAAGGGGTATTTGGCGAAGCATTTTCAGAAAAAGGAATACAGGTTGTTCTGTGCAAATTGCTATAATTACTTTTTTTATTGTAAGTTATTAATATTGTTTTCGTCTAATGCATATAAGATTTTAACAATGAGGTACATTTTTTTAATTTTATCAATATTTTTAATGGGGCATAATTTAATGTCGCAAACAAATAATGATATGAAATATAATGAATTGACCGAACAGGAAAGACATGTTATAATTAATAAAGGAACTGAATATCCGTTTACAGGTAAGTTTGATGATTTTTATGAAAAGGGAACCTATACATGTAAGCAATGTGATGCTACTCTTTATAAATCCACTTCAAAATTCGACGGTCATTGTGGTTGGCCGAGTTTCGATGATGAGATAGAGGGAGCCGTTAAGCATCAGGTTGATGTCGATGGCAGAAGAACAGAAATTGTTTGTGCTAATTGTGGCGGGCACTTAGGTCATGTTTTTTTTGGAGAGGGTTTTACAGATAAAAATACCCGTCATTGTGTAAATTCTATTTCGATGAATTTTATTGCTGATGAGGAGCAAAAATACGAGATAGCCTTGTTTGCATCCGGGTGTTTTTGGGGAACAGAATACTGGATGGAGAAACAGGAAGGTGTTATTTCTGCAGTTTCGGGTTATGCAGGAGGAAGTGTGAATAATCCGACATACGGTCAGGTTTCAACGGGAACTACCGGACATGCCGAGGTTGTAGAAGTAACTTTCGACCCGAAGAAAATTAGTTACGGGGAGTTGGTAAAGCTATTTTTCGAAACACATGATCCTACCCAAACTGACGGTCAGGGGCCGGATATAGGAACACAGTACAGGTCTGCAATATTTTACAATTCAGATGATCAAAAATTCATTGCCGAAAAATACAAAGACATTTTAATTGAAAAAGGATATGCTGTGGCTACTGAAATAACACAGGCAACTGAGTTTTATACGGCAGAAAGTTATCATCAGAATTACTACAAGCGTAAAGGTTCATCGCCGTATTGTCATTTTTATAAAGCGAAATTTTAGTCTTTTGGCTTAGCGAGGGATTTGCTTCAACCTAAATCCCCGCTATTTTTTTATTTCCTTTCTCTCTCCTTCAATACCTCAATTACATCTTTCATTGTATGACCTTTCGCCTGTAGCAGAATCAGTTGGTGAAACAGTAAATCTGCATTTTCATTTAGGAAAAGATCATCGTCATTATCCATAGCTTCTATTACAACTTCAACTCCTTCTTCTCCTACTTTTTGGGCTATTTTGTTGATCCCTTTCTTGAATAAAGAGGTAACATAAGATTCTTCGCTTGGATTTTCTTTTCGGTCTTTTATAACAGATTCCAAATGTGAAATAAATGAGAAGTCGTCACCTTCTTTTTGATTTTTCCCTCTGCTTTCTGTCTTATTTTTTTCTCCCCAGCATGTGTCGGTTCCCAAATGGCAAACCGGGCCAACAGGCTTAACTTTTACAAGTAAGGTATCATCATCGCAATCGGATGAAATTTCAACCAAATGCATGTAGTTGCCTGAGGTTTCTCCTTTAGTCCAAAGTTCGTTTCTGCTACGGCTCCAAAATGTAACTAACTTAGTATCGATAGTTTTTTTATATGCTTCTTCGTTCATGTATCCCAACATCAGAACTTTGTTTGTGTCGGCATCCTGTATTACTGCCGGAACCAGTCCGTTTTCTTTTTCGAAATTTATTTTCATTTTTTCTGAATTACCAATTTTATATCCTTACAGGTATTCCCTGCTGTTTAAGTTCTGTTTTCAAATCTGATATTTCTATTTCTTTAAAGTGAAAAACACTTGCTGCAAGTGCAGCATCGGCTTTTCCTTCAATAAAAGCATCAGCAAAGTGCTGAATAGTACCTGCTCCTCCGGATGCAATTACCGGAATTTGAAGCATGTTACTAAGTTTCTTCAATGCATCGTTTGCGAAACCGTCTTTTGTACCGTCGTTATTCATCGAGGTGAATAATATTTCGCCTGCTCCCCGATCCTGAACTTCTTTAGCCCATTTAAATAGATCCAATTCAGTAGGAACTTTTCCTCCAACTAAATGAACTTTCCAATTTCCATCGATTTGTTTGGCATCAATGGCGCACACTATACATTGGGCACCAAAAGCAGTTGAAAGTTCATTTATGAGTGCAGGTCTTTTAATCGCAGAGGAATTAACAGATATCTTATCTGCTCCTGATTTGAGTAAAATATCTACATCTTCAACAGAAGAAATTCCTCCTCCTACAGTAAATGGAATATTTATTTTCTTTGCAATGCGCTTTACCAGTTTGCTCAAAGTTTTTCTGCGTTCTTCAGTTGCCGAAATGTCAAGGAATACTAATTCGTCAGCTCCTTTTTTAGAGTATATTTCTGCCAGTTCAACCGGATCTCCGGCATCGATAAGATTGACGAAATTTACACCTTTAACGGTGCGTCCGTTTTTTATATCCAAGCAGGGTATTATTCTTTTTGTTAACATAATGTTCCCGGTTAACTGTTAATAATAAACTTCTTTAATTCGTCCAAGGAAATCCTGTTCTCGTAAATCGCCTTCCCTACAATTGCCGATTCCAGTCCGTTTTCCTTCAGGAATTCTAAATCCTTCATGCTGCTTACACCTCCGCTTGCTGTTAGGTTGATGTTTTGAAACTTTGTCATCATCTTTTTATACAGTTCTAAAGAAGCACCTTCAAGCATACCGTCTTTTGAGATGTCGGTACAAATAACATTTTTTATTCCTTTGGCTGTATAGTCCTCCAAAAAATCGTATAAATCAAGGCCGGAATCTTCCTGCCACCCGCTTATAGCTATTTTTTCATTCATTACATCAGCACCGAGAATTATTTTATCACTTCCGTATTTTTCTATCCATGAGGTGAAAATCTTAGGATTCTTTACGGCGATACTTCCCCCCGTAATTTGTTGGGCACCACTTTCGAAAGCTATTCTCAAGTCTTCGTCAGATTTAAGCCCTCCGCCGAAATCAATTTTTAAATTGGTTTTTGTAGCCAGTGTTTCAAGTATTTTGTAGTTTACAATATGACTTGATTTTGCTCCGTCTAAGTCGACTACATGTAGATATTCAATTCCGTTATCCTGGAATTCCATAGCTGCCTCCAATGGGTTTTCATTGTATATCTTCTTTGTGTTGTAATCGCCTTTGGTGAGCCTTACACATTTGCCTCCTATTATATCTATTGCCGGTATTATTCTCATTTTTATTATGTGTTTAGATGCAAGGCCGTGTTTCTTTACGGTTATATTTTAGTTAAAAAGTTCTCTAAAATCTGCTCTCCAACATCACCACTTTTCTCAGGGTGAAACTGGGTTGCGTAAAAATTATCTTTCTTTATTGCTGATGAATACTTAAAGCCATAATTAGTTGATGCAATGCTGAATTCGCTATCAGGTACGTAATAACTGTGTACGAAATATGTGTATGCATTTTCTTTTATGTTGTTGAATAATCCACTTTTTAATTCCGAAATATGATTCCAGCCTATTTGCGGAACTTTTAGTGATTTTTCAAATTCTTTAACCTCGAGAGGAAAAATACCCAAACCCTTAACATTGTCTTCTTCGGTATGCTCACACATGAGCTGCATGCCTAAACAAACACCTAAAACAGGTTGTTTTAATTCAGGAATTAATCTGTCCAGTCCTGACTGCTTAAGTTTTTTCATTGCTGGTTCAGCTCTACCAACTCCGGGAAAAATAACCTTGTCAGCTTTTTTTATTATTTCTGTGTCAGATGTTAATATTGCTTCAACGCCCAGTCGCTCTAAAGCAAATTTGACAGATTGTATATTTCCTGCTCCGTAATCTATAATTACTATCATCCTTTGTTTAGTATTCAATGTTTGATACTTTGTTATTTTTAATAAATCCCCAAACAATTATTAAATTGTTCCTTTTGTAGAAGGAATCTGCGTGTCGTCGAAACTTTGTTTTACGGCCATCTTTAATGATTTGGCAAAAGCCTTGAATATTCCTTCTATTTTGTGGTGTTCGTTGGTGCCTTCAGCTTTAATGTTAAGGTTGCATTGCGCGGCATCACTAAATGATTTAAAAAAGTGAAAGAACATTTCTGTTGGCATACCACCGATCATTTCTCGTTTAAATTCAGCTTCCCAAACCAGCCAGTTTCTTCCTCCAAGATCTAAAGCAACCTGAGCTAAACAGTCGTCCATAGGTAATGTAAAACCATAGCGTTCTATTCCCTGTTTATTTCCAAGTGCTTTTTTAAAAGCCTCGCCCAATGCCAGGGCTGTATCTTCTATTGTGTGGTGTTCGTCAACTTCTAAGTCTCCATCAACCTTAATGTCAAGGTTCATTTTTCCGTGGCGGGCTATTTGTTCAAGCATGTGATCGAAAAACTTAATTCCGGTATCAATTTTTCCACTACCGTCACCACTCAACTCAAGGCTAATATCGATCTTGGTTTCGTTGGTATAGCGATTAATTATTGCTACTCTTTCTTTACTTTTCAGATATTCATAAATCTCTCTCCATTTACACGTTTGAAGAACCTGAACGTTTTTGTCAACAGGCTCAGATTCCGGACTCGATAGGTAAATGCCATTAGTCCCGAGGTTTTTAGCTAATTCGATATCTGTGGCTCTGTCACCAATTACATACGATTTTTTTAGGTCGTACTCTCCTGTTGTATATTTACCTTCCAAGAGACCGGTACGGGGTTTTCTTGTAGGGGCATTTTCTTCCGGTAAACTTCTGTCAATAAGAATTTCTGAAAAATATATCCCTTCATTTTCAAAAGCACGAAGTATTTTGTTTTGTGCCGGCCAGAATGTTTCTTCAGGGAACGAATCCGTTCCTAAACCATCCTGATTTGTTATCATAACCAATTCATAGTTCAGTTCGTTCACAATTCGCGATAAGTACTGAAATACTTTCGGATAGAATTCTAATTTTTCTAAACTGTCGAGTTGGTAATCTATTGGTGGCTCTATTACCAGTGTTCCGTCTCTATCTATAAATAATGCTTTTTTCATAGTTCCTTCAATGCTTCTGTTAGCTTTTTATTCTCTTCCGGTGTGCCAACACTTATGCGTAAAGTGTTTTCACATTTATACTGCGTACTTCTGTTTCTTATTACAATTCCTTTTTCTAGTAGTTGATTGTAAATTTTATCAGCATCGTTCACTTTTATTAATATGAAGTTTGCTTCCGAAGAATATATTTTTTCTACGAACGAAATTTTTGATAATTCCTTGTTTAGTTTTTCTCTTTCTTTCTTTATTAATTCTATTTGAGAGTCAAATTCACGACGTTCTATTACTTCTATTGCCCTGCGTTGGGTTAATTCATTAACGTTGTACGGAGGCTTAATTTTATTCAATACAGAAATAATGTATTCTGAAGCAAAAGCCATTCCCAGTCTTATGCCTGCATGTCCAAGTGCTTTTGAGAAAGTTTGAGTCACTATTATATTGGGAAATTCATCTAGCCTGTAGATCCACGATTTCTCATTTGAAAAGTCAATATATGCTTCATCAATTACTGTAATCCCATTAAAACCATGCAATAATTTCTCTACTTCAGATGTGTTAAAAACATTAGCAGTAGGGTTGTTAGGAGAACAAACGAAAAGCAACTTCGAATTTGATGTTTGTGCAGCTAAAATTGCTTCAATATTTAGTGAATAATCATCGTTTAGTCCAACTTCTATTGTCTCAACGTTGTTGATGTTTGCCAACACTTCGTACATGCCATAAGTAGGAGGCAGCAAAATTACATTATCTTCCTTTGGTTCACAGAAAGCACGGAAAAGCAAATCCAAAATCTCATCACTTCCATTGCCTAGCAATATTTTGTCCGATTCAATTCCCCGCCATTCAGCAATTAGCTTTTTTACGTCTTTTTGATAAGGGTCAGGATAACGGTTCAAACCATTGTCGTTAGGGTTTTCGTTAGCGTCCAAATAAACCTCAGCCTTTTGCTTAAACTCATCACGAGCCGAAGAATAAGGTTTTAGGGTTTTTATATTTTCTCTTATTAAGTCTTGTATCATAGCTAATTGTCCATTAAACGAAGCGAAACAGCATTCTTATGAGCGTGCAATCCTTCGGCTTCGGCCATTACTTCAATAGTTTTTCCAAGATTTTCCAGTCCTGATTTAGAGATTTTTTGGAATGAAATAGTTTTGCAATATGTATCCAGATTTATACCACTATAAGATTTTGTATATCCGTTTGTAGGTAAGGTATGGTTGGTTCCCGAAGCATAATCTCCTGCACTTTCGGGTGTGTAATTTCCGATAAATACCGATCCGGCATTTTTGATCTTGGCTGTTACTTCTTCAGCATTCCCGACTGCCAGAATTAAGTGTTCCGGAGCATATTCATTTGACAATTTTACCGCTGTTTCTATATCATCAATGTAGATGAGTTTAGAGTTTTCAATGGCTTGCTTTGCAATTTCTGCTCTTGGCAGGTCTTTCATCTGTTTGTAAACCTCTTTTTCAGTTTCTTCCAAGATGTTTTTATCTGTACTTACCAATACTACCTGAGAGTCTCCGCCATGTTCGGCCTGAGAAAGCAAATCAGAAGCAACAAATTCCGGGTTTGCACTACCATCGGCCAAAACTAATACTTCAGAAGGTCCTGCCGGCATATCTATTGCGACTCCGAATTTTGTAGCAAGTTGTTTTGCAACAGTTACAAATTGATTTCCCGGACCAAATATCTTATTTACCCGTGGTACATTTTCAGTTCCAAAAGTTAGTGCTCCAATAGCCTGAATTCCTCCGGCTTTCACAATTTTTCTAATACCAACCTGTTGGGCAGTATATAGTATTGCCGGATTTATTTTTCCTTCTTTATTCGGAGGAGTACATAGAACTATTTCGTCACATCCCGCTATTTTTGCAGGTATCCCAAGCATTAACACGGAAGAGAATAGGGGAGCACTTCCCCCCGGAATGTATAATCCCACTCTTTCAATCGCTCTGCTTTCCTGCCAGCATACAACACCGGGAGTTGTTTCGATTATTTTTGGTTCAACTTTTTGTGCTTCGTGGAATTTTTCAATGTTCTCCTGTGCAGTTTTTATTGCAAGTTTTAATTCGTCATCTATAAGATAGGATGCATCATTAATTTCTGTTTCAGAAACTAATATATTATCCAAATCGGTCTGGT includes the following:
- the nagB gene encoding glucosamine-6-phosphate deaminase — translated: MTTGNKTVDISYQPVGRYEEKRYEKMHAEIFPSSSIASIAVAEEIASIIRSKAERGEMAVLGLATGSSPIKVYAELVRMHKEEGLSFRNVVTFNLDEYAGLEKKHRQSYWYFMQEHLFGNVDILPENINIPSGTVPPEQLNQFCIDYELKIKSYGGLDFQLLGIGRTGHIGFNEPGSHRKSTTRQITLDHLTRSDAAKDFAGLDNVPRKAVTMGVGTIMKANRIIMLSWGEGKAEITKEMIEGEITGEVPASFLQDHHNCTVLMDDAASSEIIRIKTPWLVGPVSWTEELIKKAVVWLAEKQQKPILKLTDRDYNDNGMSSLAVLEGSAYELNIRMFNELSDTITGWPGGKPNADDSRRPERAEPALKRIIVFSPHPDDDVISMGGTLQRLAAQGHEVHVVYQTSGNIAVADHDALRFAEFALHMKEMAGEQDSVDYYNSVIEMIKNKSDNEVAPKEIRKIKGLIRRGEAISATRYCNIKDENVHYLDMPFYDTGKAKKAPMGDADIKLVADIIEEVKPHQIFAAGDLADPHGTHKVCLDAIFAALAQKKQEDYMKNCYVWLYRGAWHEWDINDIEMAVPISPEELARKRKAIFFHQSQKDGVMFQGNDHREFWQRSEDRNRGTADIYDKLGLPEYEAIEAFKRYHF
- a CDS encoding bifunctional methionine sulfoxide reductase B/A protein encodes the protein MKYNELTEQERHVIINKGTEYPFTGKFDDFYEKGTYTCKQCDATLYKSTSKFDGHCGWPSFDDEIEGAVKHQVDVDGRRTEIVCANCGGHLGHVFFGEGFTDKNTRHCVNSISMNFIADEEQKYEIALFASGCFWGTEYWMEKQEGVISAVSGYAGGSVNNPTYGQVSTGTTGHAEVVEVTFDPKKISYGELVKLFFETHDPTQTDGQGPDIGTQYRSAIFYNSDDQKFIAEKYKDILIEKGYAVATEITQATEFYTAESYHQNYYKRKGSSPYCHFYKAKF
- the hisIE gene encoding bifunctional phosphoribosyl-AMP cyclohydrolase/phosphoribosyl-ATP diphosphatase HisIE, giving the protein MKINFEKENGLVPAVIQDADTNKVLMLGYMNEEAYKKTIDTKLVTFWSRSRNELWTKGETSGNYMHLVEISSDCDDDTLLVKVKPVGPVCHLGTDTCWGEKNKTESRGKNQKEGDDFSFISHLESVIKDRKENPSEESYVTSLFKKGINKIAQKVGEEGVEVVIEAMDNDDDLFLNENADLLFHQLILLQAKGHTMKDVIEVLKERERK
- the hisF gene encoding imidazole glycerol phosphate synthase subunit HisF; translated protein: MLTKRIIPCLDIKNGRTVKGVNFVNLIDAGDPVELAEIYSKKGADELVFLDISATEERRKTLSKLVKRIAKKINIPFTVGGGISSVEDVDILLKSGADKISVNSSAIKRPALINELSTAFGAQCIVCAIDAKQIDGNWKVHLVGGKVPTELDLFKWAKEVQDRGAGEILFTSMNNDGTKDGFANDALKKLSNMLQIPVIASGGAGTIQHFADAFIEGKADAALAASVFHFKEIEISDLKTELKQQGIPVRI
- the hisA gene encoding 1-(5-phosphoribosyl)-5-[(5-phosphoribosylamino)methylideneamino]imidazole-4-carboxamide isomerase, with translation MRIIPAIDIIGGKCVRLTKGDYNTKKIYNENPLEAAMEFQDNGIEYLHVVDLDGAKSSHIVNYKILETLATKTNLKIDFGGGLKSDEDLRIAFESGAQQITGGSIAVKNPKIFTSWIEKYGSDKIILGADVMNEKIAISGWQEDSGLDLYDFLEDYTAKGIKNVICTDISKDGMLEGASLELYKKMMTKFQNINLTASGGVSSMKDLEFLKENGLESAIVGKAIYENRISLDELKKFIINS
- the hisH gene encoding imidazole glycerol phosphate synthase subunit HisH; this encodes MIVIIDYGAGNIQSVKFALERLGVEAILTSDTEIIKKADKVIFPGVGRAEPAMKKLKQSGLDRLIPELKQPVLGVCLGMQLMCEHTEEDNVKGLGIFPLEVKEFEKSLKVPQIGWNHISELKSGLFNNIKENAYTYFVHSYYVPDSEFSIASTNYGFKYSSAIKKDNFYATQFHPEKSGDVGEQILENFLTKI
- the hisB gene encoding bifunctional histidinol-phosphatase/imidazoleglycerol-phosphate dehydratase HisB, whose protein sequence is MKKALFIDRDGTLVIEPPIDYQLDSLEKLEFYPKVFQYLSRIVNELNYELVMITNQDGLGTDSFPEETFWPAQNKILRAFENEGIYFSEILIDRSLPEENAPTRKPRTGLLEGKYTTGEYDLKKSYVIGDRATDIELAKNLGTNGIYLSSPESEPVDKNVQVLQTCKWREIYEYLKSKERVAIINRYTNETKIDISLELSGDGSGKIDTGIKFFDHMLEQIARHGKMNLDIKVDGDLEVDEHHTIEDTALALGEAFKKALGNKQGIERYGFTLPMDDCLAQVALDLGGRNWLVWEAEFKREMIGGMPTEMFFHFFKSFSDAAQCNLNIKAEGTNEHHKIEGIFKAFAKSLKMAVKQSFDDTQIPSTKGTI
- the hisC gene encoding histidinol-phosphate transaminase — encoded protein: MIQDLIRENIKTLKPYSSARDEFKQKAEVYLDANENPNDNGLNRYPDPYQKDVKKLIAEWRGIESDKILLGNGSDEILDLLFRAFCEPKEDNVILLPPTYGMYEVLANINNVETIEVGLNDDYSLNIEAILAAQTSNSKLLFVCSPNNPTANVFNTSEVEKLLHGFNGITVIDEAYIDFSNEKSWIYRLDEFPNIIVTQTFSKALGHAGIRLGMAFASEYIISVLNKIKPPYNVNELTQRRAIEVIERREFDSQIELIKKEREKLNKELSKISFVEKIYSSEANFILIKVNDADKIYNQLLEKGIVIRNRSTQYKCENTLRISVGTPEENKKLTEALKEL
- the hisD gene encoding histidinol dehydrogenase, yielding MKKIYNPSINTWSEILKRPTKDLAELEPMVSQIFDEIKQKGEKAVCKYTKIFDQTDLDNILVSETEINDASYLIDDELKLAIKTAQENIEKFHEAQKVEPKIIETTPGVVCWQESRAIERVGLYIPGGSAPLFSSVLMLGIPAKIAGCDEIVLCTPPNKEGKINPAILYTAQQVGIRKIVKAGGIQAIGALTFGTENVPRVNKIFGPGNQFVTVAKQLATKFGVAIDMPAGPSEVLVLADGSANPEFVASDLLSQAEHGGDSQVVLVSTDKNILEETEKEVYKQMKDLPRAEIAKQAIENSKLIYIDDIETAVKLSNEYAPEHLILAVGNAEEVTAKIKNAGSVFIGNYTPESAGDYASGTNHTLPTNGYTKSYSGINLDTYCKTISFQKISKSGLENLGKTIEVMAEAEGLHAHKNAVSLRLMDN